In Actinomyces marmotae, the DNA window GCAGCCACTCCAGGGGGACGTACGGCATGTCAGTGGCCCTTTCCAGTGGTTCCGAACTGCTGGGAGAAGCGGATGTCTCCCTCGACGATGTCATGCATGTCGGCGATGCCGTGGCGCAGCATGAGAGTGCGCTCCAGGCCCATGCCGAAGGCGAAGCCGGTGTAGACCTCGGGGTCGATGCCGCAGGCAATGAGCACATTGGGGTTGACCATGCCGCAGCCGCCCCACTCGATCCAGCCGGGCCCGCCCTTCTTCTGCGGGAACCACAGGTCCATCTCGGCGCTGGGCTCGGTGAAGGGGAAGAAGGAGGGGCGCAGGCGCGTGCGGGCCTCGGGGCCGAACATGGCGCGGGCGAAGTGGTCGAGGGTTCCCTTGAGGTGGGCCATGGTCAGGCCCTTGTCCACGGCCAGGCCCTCGACCTGGTGGAAGACAGGGGTGTGGGTGGCGTCGAGCTCGTCGGAGCGGAAGACCTTGCCGGGGCACGCGACATAGATGGGGGGCTCGGAGGCGAGCATGACGTGGGCCTGCACCGGGGAGGTGTGGGTGCGCATGACGAGGTTCGAGGGCTCGCCGGGGGCGGCGCCCACGGAGGCGCCGTCGATGTAGAAGGTGTCCTGCATCTGGCGGGCCGGGTGGTCGGCGTCGAAGTTGAGGGCGTCGAAGTCGAACCACTCGTGCTCGACCTCCGGCCCCTCAGCGATGGCCCAGCCCATGGCGGCGAAGAAGTCGGAGACCTCATCCATGAGGACGTCCAGCGGGTGGCGGGCGCCTGCGGGGACGCGGTCGGTGGGGATGGTGACGTCAACGGCCTCGGTGGCGAGCATGTCCGCCTCTGCGGCGGCTTCGAGTTCCGCGGTCCGCGCGGCGAGGGCGGCGCTCAGCCGGCCCCGGGCGGCGCCGAGCAGCTTGCCGGCGGTGGGCTTGTCCTCCTTGGGCAGGGCGCCGATGGAGCGGTTGGCGACCACGAGCGCGGAGGCGTCGCCGGTGTAGGCCAGTCGCGCCTCCTTGAGCGCCGGCAGGGAGTCGGCGGCGGCGATGGCCGCGAGGCCCTGCTCGACGACGGCGCTGATGCCGTCGGCGTCGAGTGGGGACAGTGCGCCGGTCGCGGCGGCTGCGTCATTCATATGCGGGCGCCTTCCTCGAAAGGTCCAGTGCGGTGCGGCGCCGCCCGGAGTGCCGGGATCGCGCGCGAGCGCGCCCGACGGCGTGGCCGCTGGTGCTGGGCCCAGGGTAGTGCCCCGGCCCGACGGGGACGAATCCGTCCCGCCCCCGAGCCCCGCCGGACCCTGGGACCCGTCTTGCGCGACTCCGAATGCCACGGCCGGTAGGCTCTTGCGCATGCTGACGCCTATCGTTGGTGCGGTCCCGCACGCCCCCTTCGGACCGGAGCCCCTCGACGAGGACCTGCGGATAATGGCCATCCCCGCGCCAGCGGGCGGGCTCACCGCGACTCTCGCCCAGGCGGCCCCCGCCGGGGAGGGCGGTGCCGAACCCGTGCGCGCGCTGTTCATCCCCGGCTTCACCGGCTCGAAGGAGGACTTCTCCTCCTTCCTGCCCATGGTCCAGGACGCCGGCTACACCGCCCTGGCGTACTCCCAGCGCGGCCAGGCGGACTCGGCGGCCCCCAAGCGCACCCGCGAGTACCGGATCGAGAACTACGTGGAGGACGCCCTCGCCGTCGCCAGGTCCTTCGGGGCCCAGGACGTCCCGGTGCACCTCGTGGGGCACAGCTTCGGCGGGATCATCGCCCGGGCGACGGCCATCGCCGACCCGACGCTCTTCCGCACCCTCACGATCTTCTCCTCGGGCCCCAAGCCCGGGCCCCGCATGTGGATGATGCACGGGATGCGCCTGCTGTACGGCCCTCTCGGCGCGAGGATCGCGCACCGCCTCATCCACCCCAGGATGCCCAAGGAGCCCCAGGGGAACTCGCATCTGGAGGTGCTGCGCCTGCGGGCCCTGGCCACCCCCATGGCCGGCCTGAGGGGGATCGCGAAGATCGTGGCGCGCTTCCCCGACATGACCGAGCCACTGCGCGCCACCGGGCTGCCGCTGAACGTCGTCGTCGGCGCGAATGACACGATGTGGCCAGTGCAGTGGTACGAGCCCTGGGCTAAGAGGCTCGGCGCGTCCTTCACGCTCATCCCCGACGCCGCCCATTCCGCCCAACTGGAGAATCCCTCCGCGCTGCTGGAGGCGCTCACGGCCTTCTGGTCCGCCAACGATGAGGCGGCCCCCGAGCCGGGGCCCGCCCAGGGGGCGTGAGCGCCGGCCCCTCCCCAGCGCGCTCGGGGGCTGCGGGCGGTCAGCGGCTGCGGGCCTCGATGCGGCGCGCGGCGGCGGACAGCGCCCAGTTGATGACCACGTAGATGAGGGCGACGACGACGTAGGCGGGCAGGTAGATGTCGAAGCCCGCGGCGTTGGTGAGCACCTTGGTGGCGTACATGAGTTCGCCGTAGGCCACCACGTACCCCAGCGACGTGTCCTTGAGGATCGTCACCATCTGGGTGATCAGGGTGGGCAGCATGAGCCGCAGGGCCTGGGGGGCGAGGACGAGCCGCATCGTCTGCCCCGAACTGAGCCCCAGGGCGGCCGCCGCCTCGGACTGGCCGGCGTCCAGGGAACGCACGCCGGAGCGGAAGACCTCCGCCGTCGTCGCGGATGTGCACATGACGATGGGGACCACGAGCATCCACATCGCTGGCAGGGTGGGGCCCCAGTGGGGCACGGCCAGGAGGAAGAAGTAGACGAGGAGCAGCATGGGGATGGCGCGCATCGCGTCGATCCACAGGCCGACGGCGCCGCGCAGCGCCGTGGAGCGGGCCATCCGCGCCCAGCCCAGCGCGATGCCGATCGGGAAGGACAGGAGCGCTGAGACGGCGGCGGCCCGCAGGGTGTCGAGGACCGCCAGGCCCAGATAGCTGACGATCGACTCGCCCAGGAAGTAGCGCCATTTCGCGTAGTCGAGCTGCCCGGCGCCCGAGAGGTGGTGGATGCCGACGGCGACGAGCGCGATCACGAGGGCGGTCACCGCCAGTGAGGCGAGCAGGATCCTGGCCCGGCCTCGTGGGCCGGGGGTGTCGAAGAGGAGGGCGGCGTCCCCGGCCGCGCGCCCCCGCCGGGAGTCGGGCGCCCTGTCCGTGAGGCTGCCGGTGATGGCGGTGAGAGCGCTCATGCGGACGCCCCCCGCGAGTTCTCCAGGCGGCGCTCCAGGGCGTGGCCGAGGCGCGTGGCCGCGAAGGCCAGGGCCAGGTAGATGAGCCCGGAGACCAGGAAGCAGACGACGGCCTCGGCGTACAACAGGTTGAGCTGCTGGGTGACGCTGGTGAGCTCTCTGACCCCGATGGCCGCGGTGAGGGAGGAGCCGATGAGGCAGGAGATGAAGATGTTGACCAGAGGTTGGATGACTCGGGCGAGGGCCTGGGGAAGGACCACCTGGCCGATGATCGCCCCGAAGCGCATCCCCAGGGCGCGGGCCGCCTCAATCTGCCCGCGCGGGACGGAGTTGATCCCGCTGCGCACGGCCTCGCAGACGAACCCCGAGGCGGAAAAGACGATGGCGAGCACGGCCGCCCAGAAGAGGCTGATGGGCACCCCCGCGCGCGGGGCCGCGAAGGCGGCGAGGATCATGAGGCACAGCGTAGGGATGTTGCAGGCCACGGCCACCCAGGCCGCGCCGAGCGCTCGCAGGGGAGGGATCGGGCCGACCCGGAAGATGGCGATCATCGTGCCCACGGCGAGCGCCCCCGCGTAGGCGAGAAGCGAGATGATGAGGGTGGTCCTCAGTCCCTCACCGATCAGGCCGAGATTGTCGAGGATGACATGCACGGGCGGTTCTCCTTTCCCTGCCGCGCGTCCTTGCCGCTAAGCGGCCCGTTGGGCCGGCGCGCCGACCCAACGGGCGGTCGCATCAGGCGGCCGGGGCGGCTGTGCGCGCGCCGGCGACGGAGCCGATGACGGGGGGCTGAGGCACATCGCCCCCGATGATCGCGCCGATGGTGGACTGCCAGATCCTGGTCCAGGTGCCGTCGGCCTCGATGGCGGTCAGGAAGCCGTTGACGAAGGCCTGGGCGTCGGAGTCCTTGGGCAGCCCGAGGCCGTAGGGGTCCTCGGTGAAGGGCTGGCCGACGATCTTGATGTCGGCGCTGTTCTCGGCGGCGGCCAGCAGGAGGGACTCGTCGACGACATAGGCGTCGACCTGCTTGGTCTGCAGGGCCGACAGGCAGGCGGAATTGTCGTCGAAGGGGGTCGGCTTGGCGTCGGGGCACGCCTTGGCGAGGGCGGCCTGGGAGGACGATCCGGACTGGACGGCGACGGTCTTGCCCGCCAGGTCGGTCACGGAGGCGATGCCGGTGGTGTCCTTGTGGACGGCGACGGCCTGGCCGGAGGAGTAGTAGGGGCCGGCGAAGGAGATCTTCTGGGCCCGCTCCTCGGTGATCGTGTAGGTGGCGATGACGGTGTCGACGGTGCCGTTGGTCAGCAGGGTCTCGCGGGTGTCGGAGGTGGCCTGGGTGATCTCAACGAGGTCGGCGGCACGGTCGCCCCCGATGATGTAGCGGGCGAGCGCCTGGCCGATGGCCGCGTCGAAACCGGTGACCTTGTGGGTGGTGGGGTCCTCGATGGAGAAGACCCGGGCCGTCTTGGACCCGCCGATCCGGAGCTTGCCGGCCTTCTTGATGGCGCTGGCCCAGGTGGAGGCCGCCACGACGTCGTCGGCCGCGACGGGGCCGGAGTTGACCGCGGTGTCGTAGTCGGCCCCCGCGGTCGAGGAGGCCACCGCCTTGCCGTCGGCGCCGGTGTCGGAGCAGGCCGCGAGGGTCAGGGCGACGCCGAGGCCTCCCGCGCAGGTGAGTAGGCCGCGCCGGGAGACGGCGGGGCGGGTGATCGATCGGAGCGTCGTGGGGAGAGTCATGGCGGGTCCTTTCATCAATGGTGCGGAGAGGAGGATCGATGATCAGTGCGAGAGGACCTTGGCGAGGAAGTCACGGGCGCGGTCGGTGCGCGGCGCGGTGAAGAACTCCTCGGGAGGGGCCTGCTCGACGATGCGCCCGGCGTCCATGAAGACGACGCTGTCGGCCACGGAGCGGGCGAAGCCCATCTCGTGGGTGACGACGAGCATCGTCATGCCGGATGTGGCCAGGTCGCGGATGACATCGAGGACCTCGTTGATCATCTCGGGGTCGAGGGCGGATGTGGGCTCGTCGAAGAGCATCGCGATGGGGTCCATGGCCAAGGCACGGGCGATGGCGACGCGCTGCGCCTGACCACCGGAGAGCTGGGAGGGGCGCTTGCCCGCCTGATCGGCCAGGCCCACGCGGGCGAGGAGCTCGTGGGCGCGGGCCTCGGCGTCGGCGCGGTCCATGCGGCGCACCTTGATCGGGGCGAGCGTGATGTTGTCCAGGACGGTGCGGTGGCCGAAGAGGTTGAAGGACTGGAAGACCATGCCGACCTCGGCGCGAAGCCTGGCCAGGTCCCTGCCCTCCTCGGGGAGGAGCTCGCCGTCGATCTCGATGGTGCCGGCGTCGATGGTCTCAAGGCGGTTGACGGTGCGGCACAGGGTGGACTTGCCCGAGCCGGAGGCTCCGATGACGGCGACGACCTCGCCCCGGTGGATGTCCAGGGAGACGTCGTCAAGGGCGGTAAAGTCGCCGAAGCGCTTGGTGATGCCGCTGATGCGGATGAGAGGGGCGGCGGGGCCGGTGGTTCCGGATCCGCCGACGGGCCCGGCGCCGGTATCCATGGGTGCTGTCACGCTGACCTCGTTCTCGGGGCGGTGCTGAGGCTGCGGGCGGAACGCCCGCGAGCAGGAGCAACGCAACCTTGCCCCGGATCATTCCCGCCGTCTCCCGTCGTCCACGGAGCGGACTGCGCCCGAGGAGCGGCGGGGGCCGTCAGACGCGGCTGGCCGCGGCACGGCGCGCGCGGGCGGAGGCGTAGAGGCACAGGGCCGCCGCGGCGGCGACGTTGAGGGACTCGGCCCTCCCGAGGATCGGGATGGAGACGACGGCGTCCGCGCGGCTCAGGGCCGCGGGGGTGAGCCCGTGGGCCTCGTTGCCGAGCAGCCAGGCGCTCGGGGCCGTCAGCAGCCCGCCGGAGGCCGCCGAGCCCTCGGCCTCGAAGAGGTCCGTGTCCCCACGGCTGTCCGCGGCCAGGATCGTCAGGCCCGCCGCGCGCAGGGCCACCACGGCCTCCTCCAGGCTCACACCGGTGATGACGGGCAGGTGGAAGAGGCTTCCCGCCGTCGAGCGCACCACCTTCGGGGAGGTGGCCTCCACGCTGCCGCGCAGGAGGATGACGGCGTCGGCGCCCGCGGCGTCAGCGGCGCGGATGATAGTGCCCGCGTTACCGGGATCCTGGGCCTCGGCGAGGACGGCGACGAGGCCCGCGCCCTCAAGGGCTCCCTCCAGGGCGCTGGCGCCGCTGCTCTCCCCCATCGAGACGACGGCGAGCACTCCCTGGGCATCGGCCGACATCGCGGTCATGACCTCCGCGGTTGTCAGATGGCAGTAGAGCCCCGCGCCCCTCGCCTCGGCCCAGATCTCTGGGTGACGATCGGCGGCGGCCTCGGTCATGTAGAGGTCGAGGACCCGCTCGGGCGCCCAGCGGACCGCCTCGCGCGCCCCCTGAGGCCCCTCGACGAGGAATCGCCCATGCTTGGAGCGGGCCTGCCTGCGGGCGAGCCCAGCCACGCGGGCGATGCGCTGGGAGGCCGGGTTGTCGAGGATCTGCGGGGCGTCGTCATGGTCGATGGGCGTCGCGGGCGTCATGACGGCAAGCCTACGGGAGCCCCGGGGAGCGATCAGCGCGTGAGCTAAAACGGCGCCGCCGCCCTCGTGGGGAGGGCGGCGGCGCCGTCTGAGGCGTGGGCGTCAGGCCTTGGGGGCGTTGACGTCCTTGGGGAGGGCCTTGCGGGCGGTCTCGACGAGCGCCTTGAAGGCGGCGGGCTCGTTGACGGCCAGCTCGGCGAGCATGCGGCGGTCGATCTCCACGCCGGCCAGGCCGAGGCCCTGGATGAAGCGGTTGTAGGTCATGCCCTCGGCGCGGGCGCCAGCGTTGATGCGCTGGATCCACAGGCGGCGGAAGTCGCCCTTGCGCGCGCGGCGGTCACGGAAGGCGTAGACGCCGGAGTGGGTGACCTGCTCCTTGGCCTTGCGGTAGAGGCGGGAGCGCTGGCCGCGGTAGCCCGAGGCCTTCTCGAGAACAGAACGACGCTTCTTGCGGGCGTTAACAGCCCTCTTCACACGTGCCATGCGATGTCTCCTTCAGACGTTGGGCCGGTCAGCGACCGAGCATCTTCTTGACCTGGCGAAGGTCGGCGGGGGCGACCGGCTGGTCCGCGGACAGCTTGCGCTTGCGGCGCGAGGACTTGACCTCGAGCAGGTGGCGCTTGTTGGCCTGCTCGCGCATGAGCTTGCCGCTGCCGGTGACCCGGAAGCGCTTCTTGGCACCGGAGTGCGTCTTGTTCTTCGGCATTGTCGGTTTCCTCTTGTCGGCTCGGTGACCGGCTGGCCCCGGGCTGCGGACCCCACCGGCTGTGGCCGGGGGGTGGGTCTGGGTGAGGCCTCAGGCCTCGGTGGCCTTCGCCGGGGCAGCCGGCTTGGCGGGCGCCTTGGGCTTCGCCTGAGCAGCCGGCTTGGGCGCGGGCGCCTTGGCGGGAGCCGCGGGCTTGGCAGCAGCCGGCTTGGGCGCGGCCGCCTTGGCGGCGGGCTTGGCAGCAGCCGGCTTGGGCTCGGGCTTGGCCGCAGGCGCCTTGGCGGCGGGCAACTTCGCAGCGGGGGCCTCAGCCGCCTGGGCGGCCGAAGCCGCCTGAGCGGCGGCCTGCGCGGCCTTGGCGGCGTGCTTCTCGGCGCGGCGGGAGGCGCGGGCCTCCTCACGACGGCGCCGCTGGTCGGACTTGACCTCCGCCTTCTTGCGGGTGGGGGCCAGCACCATGACCATCTGGCGGCCATCCTGGCG includes these proteins:
- the pheS gene encoding phenylalanine--tRNA ligase subunit alpha; this translates as MNDAAAATGALSPLDADGISAVVEQGLAAIAAADSLPALKEARLAYTGDASALVVANRSIGALPKEDKPTAGKLLGAARGRLSAALAARTAELEAAAEADMLATEAVDVTIPTDRVPAGARHPLDVLMDEVSDFFAAMGWAIAEGPEVEHEWFDFDALNFDADHPARQMQDTFYIDGASVGAAPGEPSNLVMRTHTSPVQAHVMLASEPPIYVACPGKVFRSDELDATHTPVFHQVEGLAVDKGLTMAHLKGTLDHFARAMFGPEARTRLRPSFFPFTEPSAEMDLWFPQKKGGPGWIEWGGCGMVNPNVLIACGIDPEVYTGFAFGMGLERTLMLRHGIADMHDIVEGDIRFSQQFGTTGKGH
- a CDS encoding alpha/beta fold hydrolase, which gives rise to MLTPIVGAVPHAPFGPEPLDEDLRIMAIPAPAGGLTATLAQAAPAGEGGAEPVRALFIPGFTGSKEDFSSFLPMVQDAGYTALAYSQRGQADSAAPKRTREYRIENYVEDALAVARSFGAQDVPVHLVGHSFGGIIARATAIADPTLFRTLTIFSSGPKPGPRMWMMHGMRLLYGPLGARIAHRLIHPRMPKEPQGNSHLEVLRLRALATPMAGLRGIAKIVARFPDMTEPLRATGLPLNVVVGANDTMWPVQWYEPWAKRLGASFTLIPDAAHSAQLENPSALLEALTAFWSANDEAAPEPGPAQGA
- a CDS encoding amino acid ABC transporter permease codes for the protein MSALTAITGSLTDRAPDSRRGRAAGDAALLFDTPGPRGRARILLASLAVTALVIALVAVGIHHLSGAGQLDYAKWRYFLGESIVSYLGLAVLDTLRAAAVSALLSFPIGIALGWARMARSTALRGAVGLWIDAMRAIPMLLLVYFFLLAVPHWGPTLPAMWMLVVPIVMCTSATTAEVFRSGVRSLDAGQSEAAAALGLSSGQTMRLVLAPQALRLMLPTLITQMVTILKDTSLGYVVAYGELMYATKVLTNAAGFDIYLPAYVVVALIYVVINWALSAAARRIEARSR
- a CDS encoding amino acid ABC transporter permease: MHVILDNLGLIGEGLRTTLIISLLAYAGALAVGTMIAIFRVGPIPPLRALGAAWVAVACNIPTLCLMILAAFAAPRAGVPISLFWAAVLAIVFSASGFVCEAVRSGINSVPRGQIEAARALGMRFGAIIGQVVLPQALARVIQPLVNIFISCLIGSSLTAAIGVRELTSVTQQLNLLYAEAVVCFLVSGLIYLALAFAATRLGHALERRLENSRGASA
- a CDS encoding glutamate ABC transporter substrate-binding protein, which gives rise to MTLPTTLRSITRPAVSRRGLLTCAGGLGVALTLAACSDTGADGKAVASSTAGADYDTAVNSGPVAADDVVAASTWASAIKKAGKLRIGGSKTARVFSIEDPTTHKVTGFDAAIGQALARYIIGGDRAADLVEITQATSDTRETLLTNGTVDTVIATYTITEERAQKISFAGPYYSSGQAVAVHKDTTGIASVTDLAGKTVAVQSGSSSQAALAKACPDAKPTPFDDNSACLSALQTKQVDAYVVDESLLLAAAENSADIKIVGQPFTEDPYGLGLPKDSDAQAFVNGFLTAIEADGTWTRIWQSTIGAIIGGDVPQPPVIGSVAGARTAAPAA
- a CDS encoding amino acid ABC transporter ATP-binding protein, whose amino-acid sequence is MDTGAGPVGGSGTTGPAAPLIRISGITKRFGDFTALDDVSLDIHRGEVVAVIGASGSGKSTLCRTVNRLETIDAGTIEIDGELLPEEGRDLARLRAEVGMVFQSFNLFGHRTVLDNITLAPIKVRRMDRADAEARAHELLARVGLADQAGKRPSQLSGGQAQRVAIARALAMDPIAMLFDEPTSALDPEMINEVLDVIRDLATSGMTMLVVTHEMGFARSVADSVVFMDAGRIVEQAPPEEFFTAPRTDRARDFLAKVLSH
- a CDS encoding TrmH family RNA methyltransferase, whose protein sequence is MTPATPIDHDDAPQILDNPASQRIARVAGLARRQARSKHGRFLVEGPQGAREAVRWAPERVLDLYMTEAAADRHPEIWAEARGAGLYCHLTTAEVMTAMSADAQGVLAVVSMGESSGASALEGALEGAGLVAVLAEAQDPGNAGTIIRAADAAGADAVILLRGSVEATSPKVVRSTAGSLFHLPVITGVSLEEAVVALRAAGLTILAADSRGDTDLFEAEGSAASGGLLTAPSAWLLGNEAHGLTPAALSRADAVVSIPILGRAESLNVAAAAALCLYASARARRAAASRV
- the rplT gene encoding 50S ribosomal protein L20, yielding MARVKRAVNARKKRRSVLEKASGYRGQRSRLYRKAKEQVTHSGVYAFRDRRARKGDFRRLWIQRINAGARAEGMTYNRFIQGLGLAGVEIDRRMLAELAVNEPAAFKALVETARKALPKDVNAPKA
- the rpmI gene encoding 50S ribosomal protein L35 translates to MPKNKTHSGAKKRFRVTGSGKLMREQANKRHLLEVKSSRRKRKLSADQPVAPADLRQVKKMLGR